From a single Couchioplanes caeruleus genomic region:
- a CDS encoding thiamine pyrophosphate-dependent enzyme, with protein MTVTAVEPELLTRITGDEKHSPSAYSTLDILWVLYDRVLRVSPETVDEPDRDRFLLSKGHGPAAYYAVLAAKGFFPVTWLDDLAGPHSRLGHHPDRVLIPGVEIGTGSLGHGLGLATGTALGLRAQGYDEARTFVLLGDAELDEGSNHEAIAYAAATGLPLTAIVVDNQSATHGWPGGIASRFVGWGVSVVDGRDHAALEAALLPRRDRPHVVIAVVEPKGS; from the coding sequence ATGACCGTCACCGCCGTGGAACCAGAGTTGTTGACCCGCATCACCGGGGACGAGAAACACTCGCCCAGCGCGTACTCGACGCTCGACATCCTGTGGGTGCTCTACGACCGCGTGTTACGGGTGTCGCCGGAGACCGTCGACGAGCCCGACCGGGACCGGTTCCTGCTCTCCAAGGGGCACGGGCCCGCCGCCTACTACGCGGTCCTCGCCGCGAAGGGCTTCTTCCCGGTCACCTGGCTCGACGACCTCGCCGGGCCGCACAGCCGGCTCGGGCACCATCCCGACCGGGTACTGATCCCCGGGGTCGAGATCGGGACCGGGTCGCTCGGGCACGGACTCGGGCTCGCGACCGGGACCGCGCTCGGCCTGCGCGCCCAGGGGTACGACGAAGCGCGCACCTTCGTGCTGCTGGGCGACGCCGAGCTCGACGAGGGATCGAACCACGAGGCGATCGCGTACGCGGCGGCCACCGGGCTGCCCCTGACCGCGATCGTCGTCGACAACCAGTCCGCCACGCACGGCTGGCCGGGCGGGATCGCGAGCCGGTTCGTCGGCTGGGGCGTGTCCGTCGTGGACGGTCGTGACCACGCCGCGCTCGAGGCGGCCCTGCTGCCGCGCCGCGACCGCCCGCACGTCGTCATCGCCGTCGTCGAGCCCAAGGGGAGCTGA
- the soxR gene encoding redox-sensitive transcriptional activator SoxR: MELLTIGDMAARSGVAPSALRFYEREGLIQSTRTGGNQRRYERHELRRVAFIRIAQQVGVSLEEIREALAALPENRTPTKADWARLSARWRRKLEDRIAMMERLRDQLTGCIGCGCLSLQRCNLINPKDRLAERGQGAQMVVNPPA, encoded by the coding sequence GTGGAGCTCCTCACGATCGGCGACATGGCAGCGCGCAGCGGCGTCGCCCCGTCCGCCCTGCGCTTCTACGAGCGCGAGGGGCTGATCCAGTCCACCCGTACGGGCGGCAACCAGCGCCGCTACGAACGGCACGAGCTGCGCCGGGTGGCGTTCATCCGGATCGCTCAGCAGGTCGGGGTGTCGCTCGAGGAGATCCGCGAGGCACTGGCGGCCCTGCCGGAGAACCGGACGCCGACCAAGGCCGACTGGGCGCGGCTCTCGGCCCGGTGGCGGCGCAAGCTCGAGGACCGGATCGCGATGATGGAACGGCTGAGGGACCAGCTGACGGGCTGCATCGGCTGCGGGTGCCTGTCGCTGCAGCGGTGCAACCTGATCAACCCCAAGGACCGGCTGGCCGAGCGCGGTCAGGGCGCGCAGATGGTCGTGAACCCGCCGGCCTGA
- a CDS encoding peptidase inhibitor family I36 protein, protein MIGLRRIPAVLAILVAALAGVTVAPGAASAADRDGACDSGEFCYYYNSNQAGAVSDFTDSLDDYGATQPSCYEFKGDGAGKGICVKNNAASVWNRTGKTVRVFFNSNFAGASQDFPAGAKGNLNATLKNNNASHELLSSGGPTGCSTDGTNGKLPSTILVYRVGLGRVDRVDFKTYVKNVLPNEWVPGWPDASLEAGAMAVKSYGWYWALHSTRKTSGGQCYDVRDDTADQVYRPSSAQAATSSAVDRTWPARMTRSGNVLQAHYCSTTTACGGWVDGDWLSQYGSRDLANAGKGYQTILRHYYTDVTLS, encoded by the coding sequence ATGATCGGGCTGAGAAGAATCCCGGCGGTGCTGGCGATTCTCGTGGCGGCGCTCGCCGGCGTGACGGTGGCTCCGGGCGCGGCGTCGGCAGCCGACCGGGACGGGGCCTGCGACAGCGGCGAGTTCTGCTACTACTACAACAGCAACCAGGCCGGCGCGGTCTCCGACTTCACCGACTCCCTGGACGACTACGGCGCCACCCAGCCGTCGTGCTACGAGTTCAAGGGCGACGGTGCCGGCAAGGGCATCTGCGTCAAGAACAACGCCGCGTCGGTCTGGAACCGTACGGGAAAGACCGTCCGGGTCTTCTTCAACAGCAACTTCGCCGGGGCGAGCCAGGACTTCCCGGCCGGTGCCAAGGGCAACCTCAACGCCACGCTGAAGAACAACAACGCCTCGCACGAGCTGCTGAGCTCGGGCGGGCCGACGGGCTGCAGCACCGACGGCACGAACGGCAAGCTGCCCAGCACCATCCTGGTCTACCGGGTGGGTCTCGGGCGGGTCGACCGGGTGGACTTCAAGACCTACGTCAAGAACGTCCTGCCGAACGAGTGGGTGCCGGGCTGGCCGGACGCCTCGCTCGAGGCCGGCGCCATGGCCGTGAAGAGTTACGGCTGGTACTGGGCGCTGCACTCCACCCGGAAGACCTCCGGCGGTCAGTGCTACGACGTCCGTGACGACACCGCGGACCAGGTCTACCGGCCGTCGTCGGCCCAGGCGGCGACGTCCTCCGCAGTGGACCGTACGTGGCCGGCGCGGATGACCCGCAGCGGCAACGTCCTGCAGGCGCACTACTGCTCGACCACGACGGCGTGCGGTGGCTGGGTGGACGGGGACTGGCTGTCCCAGTACGGCTCGCGTGATCTCGCGAACGCCGGCAAGGGCTATCAGACGATCCTGCGTCACTACTACACCGACGTGACCCTCTCCTGA
- a CDS encoding peptidase inhibitor family I36 protein: MNIRKSLAVVGAALAMGTSVLSFASPASAAARDGACDSGEFCYYYNSNQAGSISDFTESIEDYGTTQPSCYEFKGDGAGKGICVKNNAASVWNRTGKTVRVYFNSNFAGATQDFASGTKANLNATLKNNNASHDIGGSGGGTFPADPRASEAVAFAKARLGHTDWNNECELFVERAFGTSGRFATARTHYQWQKDNGRIHTGSVPPAGTAVFFTSTTSAGHVMLSIGGNSAISTGPTVYQTNTFRQRDDYLGWAYVPSSW, translated from the coding sequence ATGAACATCCGCAAGAGTCTCGCCGTCGTGGGCGCCGCGCTCGCCATGGGCACGTCCGTCCTGAGCTTCGCCTCGCCCGCGTCGGCCGCCGCCCGCGACGGGGCCTGCGACAGCGGCGAGTTCTGCTACTACTACAACAGCAACCAGGCCGGGTCGATCTCGGACTTCACCGAGTCGATCGAGGATTACGGTACGACCCAGCCGTCCTGTTACGAGTTCAAGGGCGACGGCGCCGGCAAGGGCATCTGCGTCAAGAACAACGCCGCGTCGGTCTGGAACCGTACGGGCAAGACCGTCCGGGTCTACTTCAACAGCAACTTCGCCGGGGCCACCCAGGACTTCGCCTCGGGAACGAAGGCCAACCTCAACGCGACCCTGAAGAACAACAACGCCTCGCACGACATCGGCGGCTCCGGTGGCGGGACGTTCCCGGCCGACCCGCGGGCGTCCGAGGCGGTCGCGTTCGCGAAGGCCAGGCTCGGGCACACCGACTGGAACAACGAGTGCGAGCTGTTCGTCGAGCGGGCGTTCGGCACCAGCGGCCGGTTCGCCACGGCGCGTACGCACTACCAGTGGCAGAAGGACAACGGCCGCATCCACACCGGCTCGGTGCCGCCCGCCGGAACGGCCGTGTTCTTCACCTCGACCACCTCGGCCGGGCACGTCATGCTGTCGATCGGCGGCAACAGCGCCATCAGCACCGGCCCGACCGTCTACCAGACGAACACGTTCCGGCAGCGCGACGACTACCTGGGCTGGGCGTACGTCCCGAGCAGCTGGTGA
- a CDS encoding peptidoglycan-binding domain-containing protein yields the protein MRHPWSVVGLTALCVAVGIPAPARAATSGPPAQRTATAAARPVVDMEATVLAAQIDPRRADHTLTPGAKNSVLAVEQALQNRNLLDAQWVDGYFGTETVAAYAAYQRSLGYTGLAANGLPGTTSLTKLGQNRYTVGNPIGPGAKVPRDGYVVDARTQAMLAEAQRLLGSALVLEQGSYNPGGDPTSAGTHDGGGVVDVSVAGMTSARRTTVVRALRQVGFAAWVRDPSQGDWPWHIHAAAINDTDLSSQAQHQVGDYHLGMNGLANRGPDDGPQVPIKTWEQYQRGQ from the coding sequence ATGCGCCATCCCTGGTCCGTCGTCGGGCTCACCGCGCTCTGCGTGGCCGTCGGCATCCCGGCCCCCGCCCGGGCCGCGACATCCGGCCCACCGGCACAGCGGACCGCCACCGCGGCCGCGCGGCCCGTCGTGGACATGGAAGCCACCGTCCTGGCCGCCCAGATCGACCCCCGCCGCGCCGACCACACGCTGACCCCGGGTGCGAAGAATTCCGTGCTCGCGGTCGAACAGGCGCTGCAGAACCGGAATCTGCTCGACGCGCAGTGGGTCGACGGCTACTTCGGCACCGAGACCGTCGCGGCGTACGCGGCGTACCAGCGCTCGCTCGGCTACACCGGGCTGGCCGCCAACGGGCTGCCCGGCACGACGTCGCTGACGAAGCTCGGGCAGAACCGGTACACCGTCGGCAACCCGATCGGCCCGGGCGCGAAGGTGCCGCGGGACGGGTACGTCGTCGACGCCCGTACGCAGGCGATGCTCGCCGAGGCCCAGCGGCTGCTCGGCTCGGCGCTGGTGCTCGAGCAGGGCTCGTACAACCCGGGCGGCGACCCCACCTCGGCCGGTACGCACGACGGCGGCGGCGTGGTGGACGTCTCCGTCGCCGGCATGACCTCGGCCAGGCGCACGACCGTGGTCCGCGCGCTGCGCCAGGTCGGTTTCGCCGCCTGGGTCCGGGACCCGAGCCAGGGCGACTGGCCGTGGCACATCCACGCCGCGGCGATCAACGACACGGACCTGTCCAGCCAGGCGCAGCACCAGGTCGGCGACTACCACCTCGGCATGAACGGCCTCGCGAACCGCGGCCCGGACGACGGTCCCCAGGTCCCGATCAAGACCTGGGAGCAGTACCAGCGCGGGCAGTGA
- a CDS encoding NBR1-Ig-like domain-containing protein — MDQRAAEESTADGMAARRFAEQLGVLRADVGNPSFRKMAGRSGRISHTTLHEAAAGTRFPSWETTREFVRACDADEAEWRRRWEAAQHPLPTAAEQQAAPDEPRAAEEVVGTRRHRLPWLAAAAAVAAVAVVAAAFTVRGRSSPDGVGGATGTPSPSPSAFSDSLIPGDASRFVADVTIPDGTRVKVNSHFVKVWALANVGTVDWHNRFLERMNPTADGDGCRVPDRVAIGDTPPGEQVMISVPVTAPKRPGKCWVSWKMVDEHGRPFFPSRRPVYFMVTVTA; from the coding sequence ATGGACCAGCGTGCTGCCGAGGAGTCGACGGCGGACGGTATGGCCGCGCGGAGGTTCGCCGAGCAGTTGGGCGTGCTGCGGGCGGACGTGGGCAACCCGTCCTTCCGCAAGATGGCGGGGCGGTCCGGCCGGATCTCGCACACGACACTGCACGAGGCTGCCGCGGGAACGAGGTTCCCCTCGTGGGAGACCACGCGTGAGTTCGTCCGGGCGTGCGACGCGGACGAGGCCGAGTGGCGGCGCCGGTGGGAGGCGGCTCAGCATCCCCTGCCGACCGCCGCGGAGCAGCAGGCGGCGCCGGACGAACCCCGGGCGGCGGAGGAAGTCGTCGGCACGCGAAGGCACCGGCTGCCGTGGCTCGCCGCCGCGGCCGCGGTTGCCGCGGTGGCGGTCGTCGCCGCGGCCTTCACCGTCCGCGGCCGGTCGTCCCCGGACGGCGTCGGCGGCGCGACGGGAACGCCGTCGCCGTCACCGTCGGCGTTCTCGGACTCTTTGATACCGGGCGACGCGAGCAGGTTCGTCGCCGACGTCACGATCCCCGACGGTACGCGCGTGAAGGTGAACTCCCACTTCGTGAAGGTGTGGGCGCTGGCGAACGTCGGAACGGTCGACTGGCACAACCGCTTCCTCGAGCGGATGAACCCCACCGCCGACGGCGACGGGTGCCGGGTGCCGGATCGGGTGGCGATCGGTGACACGCCGCCCGGCGAGCAGGTGATGATCAGCGTTCCGGTGACCGCGCCGAAGCGTCCGGGCAAGTGCTGGGTCAGCTGGAAGATGGTCGACGAGCACGGCCGGCCGTTCTTCCCGAGCCGGCGGCCGGTGTACTTCATGGTCACGGTCACCGCCTGA